One genomic window of Deltaproteobacteria bacterium HGW-Deltaproteobacteria-6 includes the following:
- a CDS encoding peptide ABC transporter ATP-binding protein: protein MNSLLEIKNLKTVFSTGRGIIKAVDGVSLTLNAGETLGIVGESGCGKTMLALSLMRLIPVNGKIAGGHVFFDGQDLLLLSEEAMRDKRGRDIAMIFQEPMTSLNPVLRVGEQIAEAIRLHQHVSNAEALALSEKLLGEVGISEPERRVKDYPHQLSGGMRQRVMIAMAMSCHPKLLLADEPTTALDVTIQAQILNLISDLKEKNNMAVVLITHDLGIVAEAAQKVAVMYAGRIVETADVERLFARPLHPYTRGLMESRPSACSATETSGEAYLKTIPGTVPSLYDLPPGCHFSPRCNLVEDVCRVSEPELLEIEEGHFASCFIAQRIIK, encoded by the coding sequence GAATTTAAAGACGGTATTTTCAACGGGCAGAGGCATCATCAAGGCTGTTGACGGTGTTTCGCTGACTTTGAATGCCGGTGAAACGCTGGGTATTGTGGGAGAATCCGGATGCGGCAAAACCATGCTGGCGCTTTCCCTGATGAGGTTGATTCCGGTCAACGGCAAAATAGCCGGAGGCCATGTGTTTTTCGATGGTCAGGACTTGTTGTTATTATCCGAAGAGGCAATGCGGGACAAACGGGGCAGGGACATTGCCATGATCTTTCAGGAACCGATGACATCACTCAATCCTGTCTTGCGCGTAGGCGAACAGATTGCGGAGGCGATCCGTCTGCACCAGCATGTTTCGAATGCGGAAGCGCTTGCCCTGAGCGAAAAGCTCTTGGGGGAAGTCGGCATTTCCGAACCCGAAAGAAGGGTAAAAGATTATCCTCATCAACTCAGCGGGGGCATGCGTCAACGTGTCATGATTGCCATGGCCATGTCGTGTCACCCCAAATTACTGCTGGCGGATGAACCGACAACGGCTCTGGATGTGACCATCCAGGCCCAGATTCTGAATTTGATTTCCGATCTGAAGGAGAAGAATAATATGGCTGTTGTTCTGATCACGCACGATCTGGGGATAGTCGCCGAAGCGGCGCAAAAGGTGGCGGTCATGTATGCAGGCAGGATTGTGGAGACTGCGGATGTTGAAAGATTATTTGCGCGTCCGCTTCATCCTTACACACGCGGGTTGATGGAGTCACGCCCCTCCGCATGTTCAGCTACGGAGACTTCAGGCGAAGCCTATTTAAAGACTATACCGGGAACTGTTCCCAGTTTATATGATCTTCCTCCCGGCTGCCATTTTTCCCCACGCTGCAACCTGGTTGAGGACGTATGCCGCGTTTCTGAGCCGGAGTTGCTGGAAATTGAAGAAGGTCATTTTGCCTCCTGCTTCATTGCTCAAAGAATCATAAAATAA
- a CDS encoding alpha/beta hydrolase, which translates to MSQEEKVFWKNGKLTGEGLWRKQTGSAGVVICHPHPLMGGSMHNNVVEAVRDAFSSGNYSTLRFNFRGVGGSTGRYDDGRGEQEDILSACEFLKNQGIEKIILAGYSFGAWVCCRLLKDKTPDISSVILISPPQKYFEFDWRDLDNTVELIISGDSDQFCDLKELTISAANIHAGLAILENTDHFYAGKEEQLAEHLKRYIYEKKA; encoded by the coding sequence ATGAGTCAGGAAGAAAAAGTATTCTGGAAAAACGGCAAACTTACCGGTGAAGGATTATGGCGTAAGCAAACGGGTTCTGCCGGCGTGGTGATTTGTCATCCGCATCCCCTGATGGGCGGGTCCATGCACAACAATGTTGTGGAGGCAGTCCGGGATGCATTTTCGTCCGGCAACTATTCCACATTGCGATTTAACTTCCGAGGTGTTGGAGGGAGCACCGGCCGTTATGATGACGGCAGGGGAGAACAAGAGGATATTTTATCGGCCTGTGAATTTTTGAAAAATCAAGGCATCGAAAAAATAATTCTGGCCGGCTATTCTTTCGGGGCATGGGTTTGCTGCCGTCTGTTAAAAGATAAAACCCCTGATATTTCTTCGGTCATCCTGATATCTCCTCCGCAAAAATATTTTGAATTTGACTGGCGTGATCTGGATAATACCGTGGAATTAATTATATCGGGAGACAGTGATCAATTCTGTGACCTGAAAGAATTAACGATCAGCGCTGCAAATATTCATGCCGGATTAGCAATTCTGGAGAACACCGATCACTTTTATGCCGGTAAAGAAGAACAATTGGCTGAACATTTGAAACGATATATTTATGAAAAAAAAGCTTGA